TCCGCGCTCCTGCTGCCTCGGGCGAAGGACAACAACGCCTCGTGCGCCCTCGGCCCCCTGATCCGGTTGTTCGACGAGCGGTTCGGCCTGGAACGGGTCCGCGAGCTGGAGGTGTGCCTACGGGTCCACGGCGTGGACGGCTTCCACCTGGAGGCGGTCTCGGAGATGACCCGGATGTCACGGGACCCGGAGGCACTGGTGCGGCAGCTGATCGGCCCGCACCACCACTATCCCGACGGCGCCGTCCTGATGCTCGGCACGATGTTCGCGCCCATTCAGGATCGGGACAGCCCCGGCGACGGCTTCACCCACAAGGTCGACGACGTGGTGCGGATCAGCTGCCCAGCCCTGGGCACCCTGGTCAACCGCGTGCGGCACGCGGAGGAGTGCGATCCGTGGCAGTTCGGCATCCGCGATCTGATGGGCAACCTGGGGAAGAGAGGACTGCTGTGAACGTGGTCACCACGGTCGATCCGCGTGACGGCCTGCGTCGCCCGACCGATCTCGTCGAGACGGACGACACCCGACTGGAGTCCGTCGCCGGCCAGGCCTCCCGGGCCGCGCGATGGCTGTCGGACCTGGGAAGAGTCGGCAGAGCGGGGATGCTGGACGCGATCGCCGCGTCGCTGGAGTCCCGACGCGCGGACCTGGTCGCTGCCGCGGCGGCGGAGACCGGTCTGAGCCACGCCCGACTCGACCAGGAACTCACGCGGGCGGCGGTCCAGTTCCGGATGTTCGGTGAAGTGCTGCGTGACGGCGCGTACGTCGAGGCAGCCATCGACCACGCCGCCGACACTCCGCTCGGGCGGGGTCCGGACCTGCGGCGGATGCTCGTACCCCTCGGGCCGGTCGCCGTCTTCGGGGCCAGCAACTTCCCGTTCGCCTTCTCGGTCGCCGGTGGCGACACCGCCGCCGCGCTCGCCGCGGGTTGTCCCGTGGTCCTCAAGGCCCACCCGTCGCATCCGGTGACGTCGCGGGCCTCCGGTGACGCGATCGCGTCGGCCGTCCGCGACCTGGACGGGCCCGACGGGGTGATCGCGGTCGTCTACGGCGACCAGGCCGGCCTCTCGCTGGTGCGCCACCCCGCGATCCGCGCGGCCGCGCTGACGGGGTCCGTGGGCGCCGCCCGCGCCATCCAGGCCGCCATCGACGAACGACCCGACCCCATTCCGCTGTACGCCGAGCTGAGCAGCGTGAACCCGATCGTCGTCCTGCCCGGCGCGGCCGCCGACCGGGCAGACCAGATCGCCGACGGGTTGTTCGCCTCCTTCACGGGCTCGGGCGGTCAGCTGTGCACCAAGCCCGGTCTGGCGTTCATCCCCTCGGACGCGGCCGGCGACCACCTGGTCGACCTGCTGCGGACGAGGGTCGCTGCCAGCTCCGAGGGTGCGGTCCTGCTCAACGAGCGCATCCGTGACGCGTACGAGGATCGGGCCGCGGCGTTCGAGCGGGCCGGCGCCCGCGTCGCGGCGCGACCCCGGGTCGCGCCCGGTGCGGGCTTCACCGTCGCTCCGACGCTCCTGGAGGTCGGTCTGCCGGACCTGACCGCCGAGATCGCCGAGGAGTGCTTCGGTCCGCTCCTGGTGGTGGTCCGGTACGACGGCGTCGCCGAGCTCGACGCCGTGCTCGCGACCGTCCCACCGTCGCTGACCGCCTCCGTCCACCGTGGATCGGACGACGCTCCGGAGGTCGTGCGTCGGCTGGTCGACGTGTTCGCCGCCCGCTCCGGTCGCGTCGTCTTCGACGGCTATCCCACCGGTGTCCGCGTGTCGTGGGCTCAGCACCACGGTGGGCCCTGGCCGTCGAGCAACGCGGTGCACACCTCGGTGGGCGCCACGTCGATCCGACGATTCCTTCGTCCACTGGCCTGGCAGGACGCCCCGGAATGGGTCCTGCCCGAGGAGTTGCGAGACGACTGCACCGCCATTCCCCGGCGAGTCGATGGGAGGTTGGAACCAGGGAAGGAATAGCCGCGCCGGAAGGCTGCTCCCGGACGCGCTCACTGGTCGCGGCCGGTCGGCCCGCGATTCGCGTCTCGAAATGGTTTGAATAGATTGGCGCGCCAGAATTTCTGGCGCCGGTGAAACGTGCCCTAATTGCGCTGTCGGCAATTCGTGGAGACAATTATCCGGTCGACTCTTGACCCTCAATTAAACTCGTGGTTGTATTTTTGACAGGAAGGATGTTAGCGCTCACAAACTGCGCGACATCGGCACATCACTGGTATCCGTTCACCTCACCATCGAATGGTCGGTCGGCCGCTCGATGCGGTCTGACCACACGCCGAAGAGGGAGCAGGAACATGCCCGTCGCACTTCCCCGTCCCCTGACGCCGACGCCGAGGCGCCGGCTGATGCTCGCAGTGCTCGCCGCCGTCACCGTCGTGGCCGGCTCGGTCGCCGCCCCCGCGGCGTCGGCCGCGCCGCCGGCCCCGCCCGCACCCCTGGGTCCGACCGTGACCCGCACCGACCAGCCGCCGACCGGATACACGGTCACCTTCCGGTACCAGGCGCCCGAGGACGTCCAGCAGGTCCACGTCTACGGCGACTGGTTCTACTCGCGCCCGGAGAACATCCCGTGCCAGGACTGCGGCGACGCCCGTCCGCCGGCCGAGTGGCAGCCCGGCGACGTCGCGGCCACCCCCTGGCACATCCAGCCCATGCAGAAGGGCCCCGACGGGGTGTGGACGTTCACCACGCCGCTGCCCGCGGGCACCTTCCGCTACGCGTTCACGCACGACTGCACCAACGAGCTGGCCACCGGCTGCACCCTGCACGACGACCCCGCGAACCCGTGGCAGATCCAGCCGCAGTACCCGGGTGCCCCGGGCGCGGTGCGTAGCACCATGTACGTCCCGACCAGCAAGAAGTTCCCGACGTACGACACCGGCTACCAGGCCCCGGTCGCCAAGCTCGGCACGCTGGAGTCCCGGCGGTACACCTCGCCGCTGTCGACCAACCCGCCTGGGGTGCACGACATCGTCGTCTACCTGCCGCACGGCTACGACCCCAACCGGGCCAAGCCCTACCCGACCCTGTATCTGAGCCACGGCGGTGGTGACCACTCCACCGCCTGGACGATGCAGGGCGTGGCCCACCTCATCCTGGAGAACGCGATCAAGGACCGGGCCGTGGAGCCGATGGTGATCGTGTCCACCGACTTCAACGGCCTTCCCGGTGGCAACGAGGGCTACGTCAACGAGCTGCGGAACAACATCTTCCCGTTCGTCGAGCAGAACTACCACGTCTCGACGCGTGCGCAGGACCGGGCGTTTGGCGGCTTCTCCGCCGGTGGCAGCCGCGCCTACACCATCATGTACAACCACACCGACCTGTTCGGCTACCACGCCGCCTGGAGCGCGGGCGGCCCGACCGCCAGCCAGGCGCAGGTCGATCGCATGAAGGCGGTGGCCGGCGGCATCATGATCGGCACCGGTCTGCAGGACCGCCTCGGCAACATCGCCGAGAACTCGCAGCGGAACGCCGCCGCGCTGCGGGCCGCCGGCGTCGAGCTGGACGAGTTCAACGTGCCCGGTGTGCACACCTGGCACGTCTGGCGGCCCCTGCTGAACCACTACCTCCGTGACCTGGCCTTCCGCGCCACCAACATCGGTCTCGACGTCGAGACCGCACCCGCCGGCGCCTCGCCCAACACCAAGGTCACCGCCACCGCGACGGTGGGTGCGGTCAGCACGAGCATGTCCTCCCCGTCCGGCAAGGTCGAGTTCTACGCCGGCGACACGTACCTCGGGTCGGCTCCCGTGCACAACGGTGTCGCCCGGCTGAAGAAGAGCGTCCACGGTGAACTGGACGCTCCGGTGGTCGCCCACTACCAGGGCGACAAGCTCTTCAACGGCTCGCGGAGCGCGTCGGTCGCCCCGTAGATCCGTGCCCACGCAGGCTTTCTGCTAGGTGGGTGGGAAGCCCCGGCCGTTCACTCCTGGTCCCGCCAGGAGTGGACGGCCGGGGCGTGTCCGCCGCGAGGAGACGCCGTCGTGGCCGCGCCGCCGCCGTCGCGGTCGTGCGCCACCGGGACGGCACCGGGCGGCGGCCCTCAGGAGGTCGTGGTCGTCAACCGCGCCATCGTCCAGGACGCGGGTGGAAGGGTCAGCCCGATGCCGGAGCCGGTGCCGTGTGCGCTGCCGTTGGGGCGGGGGGCGGCGTGGTCCGGGCCGTCGGCCGTGTTCCTGGCGTCGAGGTCGCCGCCCCCGATGGTGACGCACTCGACGACTCCGGCCACCCGGGCGCCACCGACCTCGACGGTCACCTCGGCGGGGGTGTCGGCGCTCCGGTTGACGAGGAACACGGTCATCTCGCCCGTGCTGTCGTCCCAGGTCGAGACCGCGTCGACCGCGTCGACCTCGCCGTAGCGGTCGGTGGCGGTCGTGCTGCTGTCGCGTAGCGCGTCGAGGACGGCCCCCCGGGCGTGCCGGGCGGTGCGGGCGAAGGGGTGGAAGATGGTCTGCCGCCAGGCCGCGCCCCCCGGTTCGGTCATGATCGGCGCGATGACGTTGACCAGTTGGGCCTGGCAGGCCGCGGTCACCCGATCGCTGTGGCGCAGCAGGCTGATGAGGAGCCCGCCGACGACGACGGCGTCCGCGACGCTGTAGTGGTCCTCCAACAGCGGCGGCGCGACCGGCCAGTCCTCGCCGCTGGGGGGCGTGGACGGAGCCGCCGACTGGTACCAGACGTTCCACTCGTCGAACGCGATCATGATCTTCTTGGTCGACCTGCGGATCGCGCCGACGGAGTCGGCGATGGCGGTGACGGCGTCGATGTACCGGTCCATGTCCTCGGCGGAGGCGAGGAAGCTGGGCAGGTCGCCGTCGACCGGCTGGTAGTAGGCGTGCAGCGAGATCAGGTCGATGTCGTCGTACGCCTCGGTGAGCACGTCGCGTTCCCAGGTGCCGAACGTGGGCATGCTGGAGTGCGAGGAGCCGCAGGCGATCAGTTCGAGATCGGGGTCGAAACGTCGCATGGCCTTCGCGGTCTGTGCGGCGAGGCGTCCGTACTCGGGTGCGGTCCGTGCGCCCACCTGCCAGGGGCCGTCCATCTCGTTGCCGAGGCACCACAGCCGGATGCCGTACGGGTCGGCCGCGCCGTTGTCGCGGCGCCGGTCGGCGAGGTGGCTCCCACCACGGTGATTGGCGTACTCGAGCAGGTCGACGGCCTCGGCGGTGCCCCGCGTGCCGAGGTTGGCCGCCATGATCGGTTCGACTCCGGCGGCCCGGACCCACCGCATGAACTCGTCGAGCCCGAACGCGTTGGTCTCCAGGCTGTGCCAGGCGAGGTCGAGTCTGGCGGGCCGCTGGTCCACCGGGCCGATGCCGTCCTCCCAGCGGTAGGAGGAGACGAAGTTGCCTCCGGGGTAGCGAACCGTGGTGACGCCCAACTCCCGGACGAGTGCGAGGACGTCCCCCCGGAATCCGTGCGGGTCGGCGGTCGGGTGTCCCGGCTCGTAGATGCCGGTGTAGACACAGCGGCCCAGATGCTCCACGAACGAACCGAAGAGCCGGCGCGGCACCGGTGCGACCCGCCGGCGCGTGTCGAGGATCAGTCGTGCGGTGTTCACGAGACCTCCCGGCTGACCGTCGACCCGGTGTCGGCCCGGCGGTCGCGGCGCGACCGGAGCGGCGAGGCGCAGGGGCGGGGGAGTGGACCGTCGGTGCCGGCCAGGGGCTCCGGCGGCTGGTCGAGGTGGGTGTTCAGGGCTGGCTCCCTTCGTGCGGTCCGGACGTCGGGAAGCTTCCGCCGCGACGCCGGAACCGAGGGGTGGTGGGCACTGCGCGAGGTCTGGACAACGCGAAGGTCGTCGATTAGGTTCACGATCAATGTAAACGTTACCGATTACGTTTACAGTAAGGGACGCGATGCCCGTGATCAATGTCTTCGGCGGGCGGCCTCGGCACCACGCCGCTCCCGGGCGATCGGGGGTCTCGCTCCCGGACACGCCTCGCCGCCACCACCTCCTCCGCCGCCACGGCCGGGTGCGACCGACGAGGCCGAGACCGCCTTCCGGCGGTGATTGGGGTGACCGGGTGACCACTGTGGGACCGCGGACCGGGGCGATCTACGCCGACGCTTCCGCGCCGGTAGACGAGCGGGTGTCGGACCTGTTGGCACGCATGACCCGCGAGGAGAAGCTCGCGCAGCTGGGAAGCACGTGGGCGTTCGCGGTGCTGGAGGGCGGGCGGTTCTCGGCGGAGCGGGCCCGCACCGTCCTCCGACACGGCCTGGGGCACGTGACGCGCGTCGCCGGAGCGACCAGCCTGAAGGCGGTGCAGGTGGCCCGGGCGGCGAACGCCATTCAACGGTTCCTGGTCACCGAGACCCGACTGGGCATCCCGGCGATCGTGCACGAGGAGGTGTGCTCCGGGGTGATGGCGCGGGAGGCGACCATCTTCCCGCAGGCGATCGGGGTCGCGAGCACCTGGGCGCCCAGCCTCAACCACCAGCTCGCGGACGCCGTCCGAGAGCAGATGCGCGCCATGGGAAGCCACCAGGGGCTCTCGCCGGTCCTGGACGTGGTGCGTGACCCGCGTTGGGGTCGGACGGAGGAGACCTACGGCGAGGACCCGTATCTGGTGGCGCGCATGGGTGTGGCGTTCGTCCAGGGCCTGCAGGGCGCCGACCTGACCGACGGCGTCATCGCGACCGCCAAGCACTTCGTCGGCTACGGGGCCTCCGAGGGCGCGCTGAACTGGGCGCCGGCCCACCTGCCCCCGCGGCTGCTCCGGGAGGTCTACCTCCACCCGTTCGAGGCCGCGGTCCGCGAAGGTGGCCTCCAGTCGGTGATGGCCGGCTACCACGAACTGGACGGGATCCCGTGCCACGCCAACGGAGAGCTTCTCGGCGAAATCCTCCGAGGGCAGTGGGGCTTCACCGGGAGCGTGGTGTCCGACTACTTCGCCGTGGACGACCTCCACTCCTACCACCACCTGGCGCAGGACAAGCAGCAGGCGGCGGTCCTGGGCCTCGCCGCGGGCGTCGACGTCGAGCTTCCGGCGACCGACGCGTACGCGGACGCCCTGGCGCGCGCGCTCGACGCCGGGGAGGTCGGCGAGGCGCGACTCGACGAGGCCGTCTCGCGCGTCCTGCGGCACAAGTTCGAGCTGGGGCTCTTCGAGGCCCCGTACGTCGACGAGGGCGCGGTCGAGGTGACGGTGAACGCCGAACGGCACCGTGACGTGGCGCTGGCGATCGCGCGCCGCAGCCTCGTCCTGCTGAAGAACGACGGCGTGCTGCCGCTGGTCGCCGGAGCCGGCACAGTGGCCCTGATCGGGCCGAACGCCGACGACGCCCGGCACCTGCTGGGCGACTACTCGTTCGCCGCGCACATCGAGGCGTTGACGGAGGCGCGCGAGCGGCGAGGGCTGCTCGGCCAGATGATGACGATCCCGGACGACCTGGAGATCGACGAGAGCACGGACGGCGTACCCACGGTGCGCGACGAACTCGCCGCCCGCCTGGGCGACCGGCTGCGATACGTGCCGGGGTGCGACGTGGTCGACCCGTCGACGGAGGGGTTCGCCGAGGCGGTGGCGGTCGCCGCCGAGGCCGACGTCGCCGTGCTGGTCCTCGGCGACCGCTCAGGGTTGACGCCCCGGGCGACCACGGGCGAGTCGCGGGATCGGTCCAGCCTCGACCTGCCCGGCGTCCAGGAGGAGCTGGTCCGGGCCGTCGTCGACACCGGAACCCCCGTCGTGGCGGTCCTCGTCGCGGGCCGACCGGTCGGCAGCGAC
This genomic stretch from Micromonospora krabiensis harbors:
- the arfA gene encoding arabinosylfuranosidase ArfA: MNTARLILDTRRRVAPVPRRLFGSFVEHLGRCVYTGIYEPGHPTADPHGFRGDVLALVRELGVTTVRYPGGNFVSSYRWEDGIGPVDQRPARLDLAWHSLETNAFGLDEFMRWVRAAGVEPIMAANLGTRGTAEAVDLLEYANHRGGSHLADRRRDNGAADPYGIRLWCLGNEMDGPWQVGARTAPEYGRLAAQTAKAMRRFDPDLELIACGSSHSSMPTFGTWERDVLTEAYDDIDLISLHAYYQPVDGDLPSFLASAEDMDRYIDAVTAIADSVGAIRRSTKKIMIAFDEWNVWYQSAAPSTPPSGEDWPVAPPLLEDHYSVADAVVVGGLLISLLRHSDRVTAACQAQLVNVIAPIMTEPGGAAWRQTIFHPFARTARHARGAVLDALRDSSTTATDRYGEVDAVDAVSTWDDSTGEMTVFLVNRSADTPAEVTVEVGGARVAGVVECVTIGGGDLDARNTADGPDHAAPRPNGSAHGTGSGIGLTLPPASWTMARLTTTTS
- a CDS encoding alpha/beta hydrolase-fold protein; the encoded protein is MPVALPRPLTPTPRRRLMLAVLAAVTVVAGSVAAPAASAAPPAPPAPLGPTVTRTDQPPTGYTVTFRYQAPEDVQQVHVYGDWFYSRPENIPCQDCGDARPPAEWQPGDVAATPWHIQPMQKGPDGVWTFTTPLPAGTFRYAFTHDCTNELATGCTLHDDPANPWQIQPQYPGAPGAVRSTMYVPTSKKFPTYDTGYQAPVAKLGTLESRRYTSPLSTNPPGVHDIVVYLPHGYDPNRAKPYPTLYLSHGGGDHSTAWTMQGVAHLILENAIKDRAVEPMVIVSTDFNGLPGGNEGYVNELRNNIFPFVEQNYHVSTRAQDRAFGGFSAGGSRAYTIMYNHTDLFGYHAAWSAGGPTASQAQVDRMKAVAGGIMIGTGLQDRLGNIAENSQRNAAALRAAGVELDEFNVPGVHTWHVWRPLLNHYLRDLAFRATNIGLDVETAPAGASPNTKVTATATVGAVSTSMSSPSGKVEFYAGDTYLGSAPVHNGVARLKKSVHGELDAPVVAHYQGDKLFNGSRSASVAP
- a CDS encoding glycoside hydrolase family 3 N-terminal domain-containing protein, with translation MTTVGPRTGAIYADASAPVDERVSDLLARMTREEKLAQLGSTWAFAVLEGGRFSAERARTVLRHGLGHVTRVAGATSLKAVQVARAANAIQRFLVTETRLGIPAIVHEEVCSGVMAREATIFPQAIGVASTWAPSLNHQLADAVREQMRAMGSHQGLSPVLDVVRDPRWGRTEETYGEDPYLVARMGVAFVQGLQGADLTDGVIATAKHFVGYGASEGALNWAPAHLPPRLLREVYLHPFEAAVREGGLQSVMAGYHELDGIPCHANGELLGEILRGQWGFTGSVVSDYFAVDDLHSYHHLAQDKQQAAVLGLAAGVDVELPATDAYADALARALDAGEVGEARLDEAVSRVLRHKFELGLFEAPYVDEGAVEVTVNAERHRDVALAIARRSLVLLKNDGVLPLVAGAGTVALIGPNADDARHLLGDYSFAAHIEALTEARERRGLLGQMMTIPDDLEIDESTDGVPTVRDELAARLGDRLRYVPGCDVVDPSTEGFAEAVAVAAEADVAVLVLGDRSGLTPRATTGESRDRSSLDLPGVQEELVRAVVDTGTPVVAVLVAGRPVGSDFLHDRCAAVLMAWLPGETGARAIAEVLLGEVNPSGRLPISYPRTVGQLPVFYGHKVSGGRSHWHGDYVDSPVAPRYCFGHGLGFAPFTIDGAVVERAEVDAGDSVGVEVTVTNSGRRAGEEVVQLYVRDPQATVTRPVLELKGFARVSAAAGQRVAVRFELPTGQLGFYDRQLNYTVEPGQIEVYVGFSSDNRVLAGSFVIKAGADRSTTSKAFSGAAEVRDLSGGAV
- a CDS encoding aldehyde dehydrogenase family protein, with product MNVVTTVDPRDGLRRPTDLVETDDTRLESVAGQASRAARWLSDLGRVGRAGMLDAIAASLESRRADLVAAAAAETGLSHARLDQELTRAAVQFRMFGEVLRDGAYVEAAIDHAADTPLGRGPDLRRMLVPLGPVAVFGASNFPFAFSVAGGDTAAALAAGCPVVLKAHPSHPVTSRASGDAIASAVRDLDGPDGVIAVVYGDQAGLSLVRHPAIRAAALTGSVGAARAIQAAIDERPDPIPLYAELSSVNPIVVLPGAAADRADQIADGLFASFTGSGGQLCTKPGLAFIPSDAAGDHLVDLLRTRVAASSEGAVLLNERIRDAYEDRAAAFERAGARVAARPRVAPGAGFTVAPTLLEVGLPDLTAEIAEECFGPLLVVVRYDGVAELDAVLATVPPSLTASVHRGSDDAPEVVRRLVDVFAARSGRVVFDGYPTGVRVSWAQHHGGPWPSSNAVHTSVGATSIRRFLRPLAWQDAPEWVLPEELRDDCTAIPRRVDGRLEPGKE